The Methyloferula stellata AR4 genome includes a window with the following:
- a CDS encoding CbtB domain-containing protein has translation MNTQNQSLDQTLAAAAPAARIEVLKAALVAFVAGSALVYAMGFAHPSLLHNAAHDWRHGMNFPCH, from the coding sequence ATGAACACCCAAAACCAAAGCCTGGATCAAACACTTGCCGCTGCGGCGCCCGCCGCCCGTATCGAGGTTTTGAAAGCCGCCCTTGTGGCTTTTGTCGCCGGGAGCGCGCTCGTCTACGCCATGGGCTTCGCCCATCCGAGCCTTCTTCACAATGCGGCGCATGATTGGCGCCACGGCATGAACTTCCCCTGCCATTAG
- a CDS encoding CbtA family protein: MLKRVFSTGLLAGLVAGLALAILQHFITVPLILTAEVYETAAEAAATPAVHDHGAGDHHHDHAAQDQPKEWSPADGLERTLSTSVATIVTAIGFALILLAAMLLAGEEITPMRALAWAACGFAATGLATGLGLAPELPGSAGAALESRQIWWIATAFATALGLYLMFRATPLWARLGGLVLVLLPHAIGAPHAHNYVSTAPAELAAQFTASSLVVHAALWVIVGVSVGYFWMRMGSPAEMEASR; the protein is encoded by the coding sequence ATGTTGAAGCGCGTTTTTTCGACCGGCTTGCTGGCCGGCCTCGTCGCAGGCTTGGCCCTTGCCATCCTGCAACATTTCATCACCGTCCCGCTGATTCTGACGGCCGAGGTCTATGAAACAGCGGCCGAAGCCGCCGCGACACCGGCGGTACATGATCATGGCGCCGGCGATCATCATCACGATCATGCCGCACAGGACCAGCCGAAAGAATGGTCGCCCGCCGACGGGCTCGAACGGACTCTCTCGACCTCCGTCGCGACCATCGTCACCGCCATCGGCTTCGCGCTGATTCTGCTCGCCGCCATGCTGCTGGCGGGCGAAGAGATCACGCCCATGCGCGCTTTGGCCTGGGCCGCCTGCGGCTTCGCGGCGACTGGCCTTGCGACAGGGTTGGGCCTTGCGCCGGAATTGCCGGGCAGTGCCGGCGCGGCGCTTGAGTCACGGCAGATCTGGTGGATCGCGACCGCCTTCGCAACGGCGCTCGGACTCTATCTCATGTTCCGCGCGACGCCACTCTGGGCGCGGCTCGGCGGCTTGGTCCTCGTGCTTCTGCCGCATGCGATCGGCGCGCCGCATGCGCATAATTATGTCAGCACGGCCCCTGCCGAACTCGCGGCGCAATTCACGGCCTCTTCGCTTGTCGTCCATGCCGCGCTCTGGGTGATCGTTGGCGTCAGCGTCGGATATTTCTGGATGCGCATGGGCTCGCCTGCCGAAATGGAAGCGAGCCGATGA
- the cobW gene encoding cobalamin biosynthesis protein CobW has translation MNTFSKIPVTIVTGFLGAGKTTLIRHVLEHAKGRRLALIVNEFGDIGVDGEILRACGIESCSEENIVELANGCLCCTVADDFLPAIEALISHEKRPEHIIVETSGLALPKPLVKAFDWPSVRARLTVDGVIAVVDGAAVAAGRFADDPAAVLAQREADQAVDHDNPLEEVYEDQLLCADLVVLNKADLLDEATQTKVLAEITASLPRAVKIVPTRDGVIDPAVLLGLMAAAEDDLANRPSHHDTETEHDHDDFDSFVVDIGATRDPDALLAQLQTIVAAHDILRIKGFVEVMGKPMRLLVQGVGARFRSHFDRAWAQGEPRRSRLVVIGEKGLDRAAILRALAA, from the coding sequence ATGAACACATTCTCCAAGATTCCCGTCACGATCGTCACCGGCTTTCTCGGCGCCGGCAAGACGACGCTCATCCGCCATGTGCTCGAACATGCGAAGGGCCGCAGGCTCGCGCTCATCGTCAATGAATTCGGCGACATCGGCGTCGATGGCGAGATTTTGCGCGCCTGCGGAATCGAAAGCTGTTCGGAAGAAAATATCGTCGAACTCGCCAATGGCTGCCTCTGCTGCACCGTGGCGGATGATTTTCTGCCTGCGATCGAAGCGCTCATTTCGCATGAGAAACGCCCCGAACATATTATCGTCGAGACGAGCGGGCTCGCCTTGCCGAAGCCGCTGGTCAAGGCTTTCGACTGGCCGAGCGTAAGAGCCCGGCTGACGGTCGATGGTGTCATCGCCGTCGTCGATGGCGCCGCCGTGGCGGCCGGGCGCTTCGCCGATGACCCCGCTGCCGTGCTGGCGCAGCGCGAAGCCGATCAGGCCGTCGATCACGACAACCCGCTCGAAGAGGTCTACGAAGATCAATTGCTCTGCGCCGATCTCGTCGTCTTGAACAAGGCCGACCTTTTGGACGAGGCGACGCAGACAAAGGTCCTCGCCGAGATCACGGCCAGCCTGCCGCGCGCGGTCAAAATCGTGCCGACTCGCGACGGCGTGATCGATCCCGCGGTTCTGCTCGGCCTCATGGCCGCGGCGGAAGACGACCTCGCCAATCGTCCCTCACATCACGACACCGAGACGGAGCACGACCATGACGATTTCGATTCTTTCGTCGTCGACATAGGCGCGACGCGAGACCCGGATGCTTTGCTGGCGCAACTTCAGACAATCGTCGCGGCGCATGATATTTTGCGCATCAAGGGCTTTGTCGAAGTCATGGGCAAACCCATGCGGCTTCTGGTGCAGGGTGTCGGCGCGCGCTTTCGCTCGCATTTCGATCGCGCCTGGGCGCAGGGCGAGCCACGCCGCAGCCGTCTCGTCGTCATCGGCGAAAAGGGCCTCGATCGCGCCGCCATTTTGCGCGCGCTCGCGGCTTGA
- the cobN gene encoding cobaltochelatase subunit CobN encodes MHILAEQIRSLDENVPAVDLGQTPAEIVFLSFTDSDLSLAAMVHTQMDHGSPFPHPEEPPSISDLSEIDIIDVEVAQARLQLAASRRARESEKQIEPAVFKVPSRFETAAAQPPQHEGNSPPIDVQKPTLRLASLGALQHPFSVDLYLEQVAKHASFVLVRCLGGLDYWRYGIDELSLAAKRHGFDLAVVPGDAMEDPRLDAASTLDIADLRRIWAWFQAGGPDNMEALFGWLSTRLGRPAEWRESAEVPAFGIWYRAAHGRDDNKPRALIVFYRAFHLAGDTAPIAALRDALCERGFEVTAVYVTSLKDAAVIEPLAHLIGEFRPDVILNTTGFSSRKDAGGSVLDGADAPVIQAILATSFREAWYQSLRGLGAADLAMNVVLPEVDGRIIGPAISFKADGARTEAQEFTPVFHRPETESIARVADLAAAWARLRKLPRNEKTIALVLSEYPAKGGRTGYAVGLDGPASLASITEDLRDAGFDIGPLGAAPDLIAALESQSTIALPVATYLDLFQCLPAAFCEAVTKAWGEPADDPAVHEGSFRFKAIASGKLILAVQPDRGRRTNRGSDYHDPNMPPRHAYVAFYLWLRQIVRIDAMIHLGTHGTLEWLPGKAVALSETCAPAALLGAVPVIYPFIVNNPGEATQAKRRLSAVMIGHMTPPLRIAGTHGATQDIEALLDEFSSAQMLDRRRADRLADLILTKAESAGLATECGLTPDLDRAASLARLDAWMCDIKDMRINDGLHIFARLPERTQIAETAAAMGMTEDALASLYARSAAAERDALIAALDGRFIDPGPAGAPVKGRLDVLPTGRNLYAIDPRAVPTRTAWEIGSTIAEEIVARYVQDHGDWPKRIVIDLWGSASMRTGGDDLAQAFALMGVKPVWDNASTRISGFEILAMARLGRPRIDVTLRISGLFRDVFPTQIALFDQAVRAVAALDEDDETNPLAAVSRCGLAPRIYGAAPGAYGTGLSTTIANGAWQERGELAEIYLDASHHAYGAIGEAVASPSDFRACVRDADAFVHVQDIAGQDLLDSDAFAEHEGGFAAAAEMLGAKPALYHVDATTHAAKVRTTKEEIARVLRGRATNPHWIAGQMRHGYRGAAEIAETISNLFAFAALSDAVEPHQFELMFEATLGNEPVRDFMIAANPAAAAASARLFDEAIRRGFWITRRNSVATQIAETLERAA; translated from the coding sequence ATGCATATCCTGGCCGAACAGATCAGATCGCTGGACGAAAACGTCCCGGCGGTCGATCTTGGCCAGACGCCCGCCGAAATCGTGTTTCTGTCTTTTACCGATTCCGATCTGTCGCTGGCGGCGATGGTTCATACGCAGATGGATCATGGGTCCCCTTTCCCTCACCCTGAGGAGCCGCCATCGATTTCGGATTTATCCGAAATCGACATCATTGATGTTGAAGTCGCGCAAGCGCGACTTCAATTGGCGGCGTCTCGAAGGGCGAGGGAAAGCGAAAAGCAAATTGAACCCGCTGTTTTCAAGGTCCCCTCGCGCTTCGAGACGGCTGCTGCACAGCCTCCTCAGCATGAGGGGAATTCTCCTCCCATCGACGTGCAAAAACCGACGCTTCGCCTCGCCAGCCTTGGCGCTCTGCAGCATCCGTTTTCGGTCGATCTTTATCTTGAACAAGTGGCAAAGCACGCGAGCTTCGTGCTCGTGCGCTGTCTCGGCGGCCTCGATTATTGGCGCTATGGCATAGACGAATTGAGCCTGGCCGCGAAGCGCCACGGCTTCGATCTCGCGGTGGTCCCGGGCGATGCCATGGAAGATCCACGGCTCGACGCGGCTTCAACTTTGGATATCGCGGATCTGCGGCGCATCTGGGCCTGGTTTCAGGCGGGCGGCCCGGACAATATGGAAGCCTTGTTCGGCTGGCTTTCGACACGGCTCGGGCGCCCTGCCGAATGGCGCGAGTCTGCCGAAGTTCCGGCCTTCGGCATCTGGTATCGCGCGGCGCACGGCCGAGACGACAACAAGCCCCGCGCACTCATCGTCTTCTATCGTGCCTTTCACCTCGCAGGCGATACGGCACCCATAGCCGCCTTGCGCGACGCTTTATGCGAACGCGGCTTCGAGGTCACGGCGGTTTATGTAACGAGTCTCAAAGACGCCGCCGTCATCGAACCGCTTGCGCATCTGATCGGGGAATTCCGGCCTGACGTTATCCTCAACACGACTGGCTTTTCGAGCCGCAAGGACGCGGGCGGCTCCGTGCTCGATGGCGCAGACGCGCCGGTCATTCAGGCCATACTCGCGACAAGCTTTCGCGAGGCCTGGTACCAAAGCCTGCGCGGGCTCGGCGCCGCCGATCTTGCCATGAATGTCGTGCTGCCCGAAGTCGACGGGCGCATCATCGGGCCGGCGATTTCTTTTAAGGCCGATGGCGCTCGCACGGAGGCTCAGGAGTTCACGCCGGTCTTTCATCGCCCCGAAACGGAGTCCATTGCCCGCGTAGCCGATCTCGCTGCCGCCTGGGCAAGGTTGCGGAAGCTGCCGCGCAACGAAAAGACGATCGCACTTGTGCTCTCGGAATATCCCGCGAAAGGCGGACGCACAGGCTATGCGGTCGGCCTCGATGGCCCCGCAAGCCTCGCATCCATTACCGAGGATTTACGCGATGCCGGGTTCGACATCGGGCCGCTCGGAGCCGCCCCGGATTTGATCGCAGCGCTCGAAAGCCAATCGACGATCGCTCTTCCTGTCGCGACTTATCTCGATCTCTTTCAATGTCTGCCGGCCGCGTTTTGCGAGGCCGTGACCAAAGCCTGGGGCGAGCCGGCGGATGATCCCGCCGTGCATGAGGGAAGCTTTCGCTTCAAAGCCATCGCTTCAGGCAAACTCATTCTTGCCGTTCAGCCGGATCGCGGGCGCCGCACGAACCGCGGCAGCGATTATCACGATCCCAACATGCCGCCACGCCATGCCTATGTCGCCTTCTATCTGTGGCTCCGCCAAATCGTGCGGATCGATGCCATGATTCATCTCGGCACGCATGGCACGCTCGAATGGCTGCCGGGCAAGGCCGTCGCTCTTTCGGAGACCTGCGCGCCTGCCGCTCTCCTTGGTGCCGTGCCCGTGATCTATCCTTTCATCGTGAATAATCCCGGCGAGGCGACGCAAGCCAAGCGAAGGCTTTCCGCAGTGATGATCGGCCATATGACGCCGCCCTTGCGGATCGCGGGCACGCATGGCGCAACGCAAGACATCGAAGCGCTGCTCGATGAGTTTTCATCCGCCCAGATGCTCGACCGGCGGCGCGCCGACAGGCTCGCCGATCTCATACTGACAAAAGCAGAGAGCGCCGGTCTCGCCACCGAATGCGGGTTGACGCCGGATCTCGACCGCGCCGCTTCGCTTGCGAGACTCGATGCCTGGATGTGCGACATCAAGGATATGCGCATCAATGATGGGCTGCATATCTTCGCCCGCCTGCCAGAGCGCACACAGATCGCAGAGACGGCGGCGGCCATGGGCATGACTGAGGACGCGCTTGCCTCGCTCTATGCACGCTCGGCCGCGGCCGAACGAGACGCCTTGATCGCCGCGCTCGACGGGCGTTTCATCGATCCCGGCCCCGCGGGCGCGCCGGTCAAGGGACGGCTCGATGTTCTGCCGACCGGACGTAATCTCTATGCAATTGATCCCCGCGCGGTGCCGACGCGCACGGCTTGGGAGATCGGTAGCACCATCGCCGAGGAGATCGTCGCGCGCTATGTGCAGGATCATGGCGATTGGCCAAAGCGCATCGTGATCGATCTTTGGGGCAGCGCCTCGATGCGCACCGGCGGCGACGATCTCGCGCAGGCTTTTGCGCTTATGGGCGTAAAGCCCGTCTGGGACAATGCGTCGACGCGAATCTCGGGCTTTGAAATTCTGGCGATGGCGCGGCTCGGCCGGCCGCGCATCGATGTCACGCTGCGGATCTCGGGCCTTTTCCGCGACGTCTTTCCGACTCAGATCGCGCTTTTCGATCAGGCTGTCAGAGCCGTCGCCGCGCTCGACGAAGATGACGAGACAAATCCGCTCGCGGCCGTGAGCCGCTGCGGGCTTGCCCCGCGCATTTACGGCGCGGCGCCGGGCGCCTACGGCACAGGTCTCTCGACCACGATCGCAAACGGCGCCTGGCAGGAACGCGGCGAACTGGCCGAGATTTATTTGGATGCGTCGCATCATGCCTATGGCGCGATTGGAGAGGCTGTTGCGTCGCCATCGGATTTCCGCGCCTGCGTCCGGGATGCCGACGCTTTCGTGCATGTGCAGGATATAGCCGGTCAGGATCTGCTCGATTCCGATGCTTTCGCCGAGCACGAAGGCGGCTTTGCCGCCGCGGCCGAGATGCTGGGCGCAAAGCCAGCACTTTATCATGTCGATGCCACGACACATGCCGCGAAGGTTCGCACCACGAAAGAAGAGATTGCGCGGGTCCTGCGCGGCCGCGCGACGAACCCGCACTGGATCGCAGGACAAATGCGGCATGGCTATCGCGGCGCGGCCGAAATTGCCGAGACAATCTCCAATCTCTTCGCCTTCGCCGCGCTGAGCGACGCGGTCGAACCGCATCAATTCGAGCTGATGTTTGAGGCGACGCTCGGCAATGAACCTGTGCGGGATTTCATGATCGCCGCCAATCCAGCCGCGGCAGCCGCGTCGGCACGGCTCTTTGACGAAGCGATCCGCCGCGGCTTTTGGATCACGCGACGCAATTCCGTCGCGACGCAGATCGCCGAGACATTGGAGCGCGCGGCATGA
- the cobG gene encoding precorrin-3B synthase: MNLAPRPPTIKGWCPTALRPMETGDGLLVRLRFTGGDVTAGQCRAIGHVARAYGNGLIDLSQRGNLQLRGVSAGTLPALTATLYDFGLLDADMPGAPAVIGPPLAGLDTTASVDGKALVRALEARLAAASDLNALPDKFCFLVDEGGRLGLDNVAADIRLAGHDGHVVLALANGAGASTPVALTDRPGAIDAALALALAFLKLRGAVSARRMTDLVQAIGAAEVARAAGFALDAPLPSLALRATEAQDIIGPREGFIGVAAPFGRLHADQLDLLASLAPNGLRLTPWRCILLPGTKPEALELSERAGLIVSPEDARLAIVACPGHPSCAAAQIDTRRAAEALAPLARAFSPKGIAMHISGCSKGCASALPAQIALAGRDGAYDLIFNGRADAEPTLRGLDLARMLAALREAQAGKANP, from the coding sequence ATGAACCTAGCGCCACGCCCACCGACGATCAAAGGCTGGTGTCCGACGGCGCTTCGTCCGATGGAGACGGGCGATGGGCTTCTCGTCCGGCTTCGTTTCACGGGCGGCGACGTCACGGCCGGACAATGCCGGGCAATCGGGCACGTCGCGCGCGCCTATGGAAACGGCCTCATCGATCTCAGCCAACGCGGCAATCTGCAATTGCGCGGCGTCAGCGCCGGAACGCTGCCCGCTTTAACCGCCACCCTCTACGACTTCGGCCTGCTCGATGCCGACATGCCGGGCGCGCCCGCCGTCATCGGACCACCGCTCGCAGGGCTCGACACCACGGCAAGCGTCGATGGCAAAGCCCTCGTCCGCGCGCTGGAAGCAAGGCTTGCCGCCGCATCGGATTTGAATGCCTTGCCCGACAAGTTTTGCTTTCTCGTCGATGAAGGTGGACGCCTCGGCCTCGATAATGTCGCGGCCGATATACGGCTCGCAGGCCACGATGGGCACGTCGTGCTTGCCCTTGCAAACGGCGCCGGCGCGTCCACGCCCGTCGCTTTGACGGATCGGCCTGGCGCCATCGATGCCGCGCTGGCCCTCGCCCTCGCCTTTCTCAAGCTGCGCGGCGCTGTCTCGGCCCGGCGCATGACGGATCTCGTGCAGGCGATCGGCGCTGCAGAGGTGGCACGGGCAGCAGGCTTTGCGCTCGACGCTCCGCTGCCGTCGCTCGCGCTTCGCGCCACCGAAGCACAAGATATCATTGGCCCGCGGGAAGGTTTCATCGGCGTCGCTGCGCCCTTCGGGCGTCTGCATGCCGATCAGCTCGATCTGCTCGCGTCCCTCGCGCCAAATGGCCTTCGCTTGACACCCTGGCGCTGCATCTTATTGCCGGGCACAAAGCCCGAAGCCCTTGAACTCTCCGAGCGCGCGGGCTTGATCGTCTCGCCCGAGGACGCGCGTTTGGCCATAGTTGCATGCCCTGGACACCCTAGCTGCGCGGCGGCACAGATCGACACGCGCCGCGCGGCCGAGGCTCTTGCACCACTGGCCCGCGCCTTTTCACCAAAGGGCATAGCGATGCACATTTCTGGATGTTCCAAAGGCTGTGCGTCCGCCTTGCCGGCGCAGATCGCGCTCGCGGGACGCGACGGCGCTTACGATCTCATCTTCAACGGCCGCGCCGATGCAGAGCCCACCCTGCGCGGCCTCGATCTCGCGCGAATGCTCGCAGCGCTTCGCGAGGCCCAAGCCGGAAAGGCCAACCCATGA
- a CDS encoding precorrin-8X methylmutase produces MTATATTYIRDGAEIYRRSFAIIRAEADLARFSPEEEKIAVRIIHACGLVEAAADICFAPGAVAAAKAALQSGAPILCDSSMVANGITRARLPAKNDVICTLHDPSVPALADRIGNTRTAAAMELWRDQIGGAVIVIGNAPTAAFRLLELLDEGVAKPAAVIGMPVGFVGAAESKEALMADGRVPFLVIRGRRGGSAMAAATVNALASEKE; encoded by the coding sequence ATGACGGCAACGGCTACCACCTATATTCGCGACGGTGCCGAGATCTACCGGCGGTCTTTCGCGATCATCCGCGCCGAGGCCGATCTCGCCCGCTTTTCGCCGGAAGAAGAAAAGATCGCGGTGCGCATCATCCATGCCTGCGGCCTTGTCGAAGCCGCGGCGGATATTTGTTTCGCGCCGGGCGCGGTCGCCGCCGCGAAAGCGGCACTCCAGTCCGGCGCGCCCATCCTTTGCGATTCCTCCATGGTCGCCAACGGCATCACCCGCGCGCGCCTGCCTGCCAAGAATGACGTGATCTGCACGCTGCATGATCCGTCTGTGCCGGCGCTTGCGGACAGGATCGGCAATACGCGCACGGCCGCTGCCATGGAACTCTGGCGCGATCAAATCGGCGGCGCCGTGATTGTCATCGGCAATGCGCCGACAGCCGCCTTCCGGCTGCTCGAATTATTGGACGAGGGCGTGGCTAAACCCGCCGCTGTCATCGGCATGCCGGTCGGTTTCGTCGGTGCGGCGGAATCGAAAGAAGCCTTGATGGCGGATGGCCGCGTGCCTTTTCTCGTCATACGCGGGCGGCGCGGCGGCAGCGCCATGGCGGCAGCGACCGTCAACGCGCTTGCAAGCGAGAAGGAATGA
- a CDS encoding precorrin-2 C(20)-methyltransferase, with protein sequence MNMRDPAIPLIAPHKDSTITLGTLHGIGLGPGDPELVTVKAVRLIQASPVLAYFAKKGCVGTARTIADSWIIPGTEELPLYYPITTEISFKEKAYAEKLGAFYQEASAEIAAKLAEGRDVALICEGDPMFYGSFMHIFMRLKENFRISVTAGVTGMSGCSASAAQPITWGDDVLTILPGTLPLEDLTRRLAETDAAVIMKLGANFKKVRSALETAGLAARALYVEHGTTPSERILPLSEKPDDTAPYFSLILVPGQGRRP encoded by the coding sequence ATGAATATGCGCGACCCCGCCATTCCGTTGATCGCTCCGCACAAGGACAGCACCATCACGCTCGGCACATTGCACGGCATCGGGCTTGGTCCCGGCGATCCGGAGCTTGTGACGGTCAAAGCCGTGCGGCTCATTCAAGCCTCGCCCGTGCTTGCCTATTTCGCCAAGAAAGGCTGTGTCGGAACCGCCCGCACGATCGCCGACTCGTGGATCATCCCCGGCACCGAGGAACTGCCGCTTTATTATCCGATCACCACCGAAATTTCCTTCAAGGAGAAGGCCTATGCCGAGAAGCTTGGTGCCTTCTACCAAGAGGCATCGGCGGAGATCGCTGCCAAACTCGCAGAAGGACGCGATGTCGCGCTGATCTGCGAAGGCGATCCGATGTTCTACGGCTCCTTCATGCATATATTCATGCGGCTAAAGGAGAACTTCCGCATCTCCGTCACGGCGGGCGTCACCGGCATGTCGGGCTGCTCCGCCTCCGCCGCGCAGCCCATCACCTGGGGCGACGACGTGCTCACCATATTGCCGGGCACATTGCCATTGGAAGATCTGACGCGCCGGCTCGCTGAGACGGATGCGGCCGTCATCATGAAGCTCGGCGCCAATTTCAAGAAAGTGCGCAGCGCGCTCGAAACCGCGGGTCTCGCCGCCCGCGCGCTTTATGTCGAACATGGCACGACCCCGAGCGAACGCATTCTGCCTCTGTCGGAAAAGCCCGATGATACGGCTCCCTATTTTTCGCTGATCCTCGTGCCCGGCCAAGGACGAAGACCATGA
- the cobJ gene encoding precorrin-3B C(17)-methyltransferase gives MNGGAAGELLVVGLGPGPDQWRTPEVEDALSRATDLIGYKTYLDRCPQRDGQIRHASDNRVELDRAREAIALTRQGHTVAVVSGGDPGVFAMAAAVFEALDADATARDIIVTVMPGVSAMQAASARLGAPLGHDFCVISLSDNLKPWSLIERRLKAAAEGDFVIALYNPASKARPTQIIQAFDLLRTHKSGETPVAFARAIGRPGEAMLITTLAEADPSVADMATLVIIGSSQTRLVPRPGAAPWIYTPRSTPDRAG, from the coding sequence ATGAACGGCGGCGCGGCAGGCGAGCTTCTCGTCGTCGGACTTGGCCCCGGCCCCGATCAATGGCGGACGCCCGAAGTTGAAGATGCACTCAGCCGCGCCACCGATCTCATCGGCTATAAGACCTATCTCGATCGCTGTCCGCAGCGCGATGGCCAGATCCGCCATGCGAGTGATAATCGCGTCGAACTCGATCGCGCCCGCGAGGCTATTGCATTGACCCGCCAAGGCCACACTGTCGCTGTCGTCTCCGGCGGCGATCCAGGCGTCTTCGCCATGGCGGCGGCGGTGTTCGAGGCGCTTGACGCAGATGCCACGGCACGCGACATCATCGTCACCGTCATGCCGGGTGTCTCGGCGATGCAGGCCGCCTCGGCACGGCTCGGCGCACCGCTCGGCCATGATTTTTGCGTGATCTCACTGTCCGACAATCTGAAACCCTGGTCCTTGATCGAGCGGCGGCTCAAGGCGGCGGCGGAAGGCGATTTCGTCATCGCACTTTATAACCCAGCCTCAAAAGCGCGGCCGACGCAGATCATTCAGGCCTTCGATCTTCTGCGCACGCATAAATCGGGCGAGACGCCCGTCGCCTTCGCGCGCGCCATCGGCCGCCCCGGCGAAGCCATGCTGATCACGACGCTTGCCGAGGCCGACCCGTCGGTCGCCGATATGGCGACATTGGTGATTATCGGCTCGTCGCAGACGCGGCTCGTGCCAAGGCCCGGTGCCGCACCTTGGATCTATACGCCGCGATCGACCCCGGATCGCGCGGGATGA
- a CDS encoding cobalt-precorrin-6A reductase, whose product MRVLILGGTTEATKLCELIAPSNTSATLSLAGRTANPAPQSVPVRIGGFGGAEGLAAYLTQQKINVLIDASHPFAERISANAIAAAKLAEISLITLTRAPWTPVEGDHWIEADDLSAAALALGDEPRRVFLTSGRLGLAAFEAAPQHDYLIRTIDPPEALGLPRARIILDRGPFSESAERMLMSEEKIEILVTKNSGGAATYGKIAAARALGLPVVMIRPPPRQDGLTLHDPQEVIRFIEAHPARSGVDRGV is encoded by the coding sequence ATGCGGGTGCTCATTCTTGGTGGGACGACGGAGGCGACGAAGCTCTGCGAGCTGATCGCTCCCAGCAATACGTCGGCTACGCTCTCTCTCGCGGGGCGGACGGCTAACCCGGCGCCGCAATCGGTTCCGGTACGCATCGGCGGCTTTGGCGGCGCGGAAGGATTGGCAGCTTATCTCACGCAGCAAAAAATCAATGTGCTGATCGACGCGAGTCACCCCTTCGCCGAGCGGATTTCCGCCAATGCGATCGCCGCCGCGAAGCTCGCCGAAATCTCGCTGATCACGCTGACGCGCGCGCCTTGGACGCCGGTCGAGGGCGATCATTGGATCGAGGCCGATGATCTTTCCGCCGCGGCGCTGGCCTTGGGCGATGAGCCGCGCCGGGTGTTCCTGACGAGTGGCAGACTTGGGCTCGCGGCCTTCGAGGCGGCCCCTCAGCATGATTATCTGATCCGCACCATCGATCCGCCCGAGGCTTTGGGTCTGCCGCGCGCACGCATCATTCTCGATCGCGGGCCTTTCAGCGAAAGCGCTGAGCGCATGCTGATGAGCGAAGAAAAGATCGAGATCCTGGTCACGAAAAATTCCGGCGGCGCGGCCACCTATGGCAAGATCGCGGCGGCGAGGGCGCTGGGACTTCCGGTCGTGATGATCCGTCCGCCGCCACGCCAAGACGGGCTGACGCTGCATGATCCGCAAGAGGTAATCCGCTTCATCGAGGCTCATCCCGCGCGATCCGGGGTCGATCGCGGCGTATAG